In Eleutherodactylus coqui strain aEleCoq1 chromosome 11, aEleCoq1.hap1, whole genome shotgun sequence, a single window of DNA contains:
- the LRRC4C gene encoding leucine-rich repeat-containing protein 4C produces MLNKMTLHPQQMMIGPRFNRALFDPLFIVLLALQLLVVAGLVRAQTCPSVCSCSNQFSKVICTRRNLREVPDGISTNTRQLNLHENQIQIIKVDSFKHLRHLEVLQLSRNHIRTIEIGAFNGLANLNTLELFDNRLTTIPNGAFEYLSKLKELWLRNNPIESIPSYAFNRIPSLRRLDLGEMKRLSYISEGAFEGLSNLKYLNLGMCNLREIPNLTPLVKLDELDLSGNHLSVLRPGSFQGLTHLQKLWIMHSQIQVIERNAFDDLQSLVELNLAHNNLTLLPHDLFTPLHNLQRIQLHHNPWNCNCDILWLSWWLKEIVTTGSTCCARCATPSSLKGTHIAELDQNYFTCYAPVIVEPPADLNVTEGMAAELKCRASTSLTYVSWITPNGSIMTHGAYKVRISVLNDGTLNFTNVTVRDTGLYTCIVSNSAGNTTASATLNVTATDPNYTYFSTVTVETMEPSQDEARTTEHHVGPTPVLDWETTNATTSLMPHSTRSTEKPYTIPITDANSGMPGIDEVMKTTKIIIGCFVAITLMAAVMLVIFYKMRKQHHRKNHHAPTRTVEIINVDDELTADTPIESHLPMPAIEHEHLNHYNSYKSPFNHTTTVNTINSIHSSVHEPLLIRASSKDNVQETQI; encoded by the coding sequence ATGTTGAACAAGATGACATTACATCCACAGCAGATGATGATAGGTCCTAGGTTCAACAGGGCCTTATTTGACCCCCTTTTTATTGTGCTGTTGGCTCTTCAGCTTCTTGTGGTGGCCGGCTTGGTTAGGGCTCAGACCTGCCCTTCCGTATGTTCCTGCAGTAACCAGTTCAGCAAGGTCATTTGTACACGGAGGAACCTGCGTGAAGTCCCAGATGGTATTTCCACCAACACAAGGCAGTTGAACCTTCATGAAAACCAGATCCAAATAATCAAAGTGGACAGTTTTAAACACTTACGACACTTAGAAGTTTTACAGTTGAGTAGGAATCACATTAGGACGATTGAAATCGGGGCCTTCAATGGCTTGGCAAACTTAAACACATTGGAACTGTTTGACAATCGTCTGACCACCATTCCCAATGGAGCTTTTGAATATTTGTCAAAATTGAAAGAACTTTGGCTGAGGAACAATCCCATAGAAAGCATACCATCATATGCTTTTAATCGCATCCCTTCACTACGTAGGTTGGATTTAGGGGAAATGAAAAGATTATCCTATATTTCAGAAGGAGCATTTGAAGGGCTTTCAAACCTAAAGTATTTGAACCTTGGGATGTGCAACCTAAGAGAAATTCCCAATCTTACCCCTCTTGTAAAACTAGATGAGCTTGATCTTTCTGGGAATCATCTTTCAGTTCTCAGACCAGGATCATTCCAAGGGTTAACCCATTTGCAGAAACTTTGGATTATGCATTCCCAAATTCAGGTGATTGAAAGGAATGCATTCGATGACCTCCAGTCTCTGGTGGAGCTTAATTTGGCACATAATAACCTAACTTTACTGCCTCATGACCTTTTCACACCTCTCCATAACTTGCAAAGGATTCAGTTGCACCACAATCCTTGGAACTGCAACTGTGACATACTTTGGCTTAGTTGGTGGTTGAAGGAGATAGTTACAACCGGCAGTACTTGTTGTGCTCGTTGCGCTACTCCCTCCAGTTTAAAAGGTACTCACATTGCAGAGTTGGACCAGAATTATTTTACTTGTTATGCCCCTGTGATTGTGGAGCCACCCGCTGATCTGAATGTTACGGAAGGGATGGCTGCTGAACTCAAATGCCGGGCATCTACGTCATTGACTTATGTTAGTTGGATTACTCCAAATGGTTCAATTATGACCCATGGGGCTTACAAAGTGCGAATTTCTGTGCTTAATGATGGCACGTTAAACTTTACTAATGTAACAGTGCGGGATACAGGATTGTATACATGCATAGTGAGTAACTCAGCAGGGAACACCACTGCCTCGGCGACACTGAATGTGACTGCGACCGATCCTAATTACACATACTTTTCCACCGTCACTGTAGAGACTATGGAGCCATCTCAGGATGAAGCGAGGACCACGGAACATCATGTGGGTCCTACACCAGTCCTTGACTGGGAAACCACAAATGCAACCACCTCGCTTATGCCACACAGCACAAGATCCACAGAAAAGCCCTACACCATCCCAATTACGGATGCAAACAGTGGAATGCCAGGGATTGACGAGGTTATGAAGACCACCAAAATTATTATTGGCTGTTTTGTGGCCATCACCCTTATGGCAGCTGTCATGTTGGTTATTTTCTACAAGATGAGGAAGCAGCACCATAGGAAGAACCATCACGCTCCAACGCGGACTGTTGAGATTATAAATGTGGATGATGAACTCACAGCAGATACGCCTATTGAGAGCCACTTGCCTATGCCCGCAATAGAACATGAGCATCTAAACCACTATAACTCTTATAAGTCTCCTTTTAATCACACGACGACAGTGAACACAATAAATTCAATACACAGTTCTGTGCATGAACCTTTATTGATTCGCGCAAGCTCTAAAGACAATGTACAGGAGactcagatttaa